The Malus domestica chromosome 10, GDT2T_hap1 genome contains a region encoding:
- the LOC103412279 gene encoding large ribosomal subunit protein P2y-like — protein sequence MKVIAAYLLAVLGGKNTPSANDLKDILASVGAEADDDRIQLLFSEIEGKDITKLIASGREKLASVPAGGGAAVAVAATAVGGGGGGAAAPAAAEAKKEAKVEEKEESDEDMGLSLFD from the exons ATGAAGGTGATAGCTGCATACTTGTTGGCTGTTTTGGGGGGCAAGAACACCCCTTCTGCCAATGATCTGAAGGACATCCTTGCCTCCG TTGGAGCCGAGGCCGATGATGACAGGATTCAACTTCTGTTTTCTGAAATCGAGGGTAAGGACATCACAAAGCTAATTGCGTCTGGGCGGGAAAAGTTGGCCTCCGTACCGgctggtggtggtgctgctgtTGCAGTGGCTGCCACTgctgttggtggtggtggtggtggtgccgctgCTCCTGCTGCAGCTGAGGCCAAGAAAGAGGCAAAGGTCGAGGAGAAAGAGGAATCCGATGAG GACATGGGCTTGAGTCTCTTCGATTAG